The sequence GGGTCGAGCTCCCAAAAGCTCTGGTCCTCCCAGACCACACCGGGTACCAGGGGCTGCACAAGGCCAGGGTTTTCGCCTCCAGCGCTGGTGGCGATGTTCGCATCACTCCGATAGAAGACCGGCATGGAATCGTTGTAGACGTTTGTCGGGGAGTACGGGGGGTTGTTCTCCTGCGCGAGGTAGCCGTTCAGTTTCAGGCTCACGACATCGTTCACGGTCCACTCAACGGAAGCGCCGGCCGCAGCAGCGTCCGAGAGGTTGAGCGTGAGCACGCCCGAGATGGGCACGGGGGTGTTGAACACAGCCGATGTCGAATCATAGAACCACGCACCGACACCCCCGGTGAACGTGAAATCAACTTCCACTGCTTGCGCCGCCTGCAGGGTGGCCAAGCTCAGACCGGCCGCCACGACGGCCCCGGTTAGCGTGCGTTTCGTGAACATCGCTGAGACTCCCTGGGTTCTGGGTGGTTGGCTCGATGCAGTTTGACGAGGGTCGAGTGCAGTCGCCAGGATGCGGTCGGGCCGAAGCATTTCCCGTGCCTGATGGCGCCCAACCCGCGGAGACTCAGCCATTTGACATAGGCGAGGGTTCGGCCCCGCCCCGTCGGGGTCGCCGGCTGTAAAGTCCACCGACAAGCCCGTGTTCCCGGGCGCGGGGAGAGGAGGGGAGCGCTCGACGCGCCGAGCACCCGAGGCCGAGCGCCGGGAGGGGAGATCGAGGGGGTGAGGAAGAGCCGGCCCCGACTCAGGGGCGCGACCGCCGCAGGGCTGCGGTTGGTGCCGGAGAGAGGACTTGAACCTCCACGGGGTTACCCCCACTAGTACCTGAAACTAGCGCGTCTACCAATTCCGCCACCCCGGCAGGTGCGGTCTCCCCTTGCAGGGAGGGCAGAAAATGTACTGTCCACCCCCGGGGTTGTCAACGGAAAATGGGGACATTCTGGTTTTCCCGCAGGCCAACGCCGCTGCGGGTCTCCAGAGGGCCCTGGTGTGGTCCCTGGGGCCCGCGGCCCGCCTCGCGCTCCCGGAATGCAGAATGTCCCCATTTCCGTAAGCGGGCCCTACAATGCGCCCCTGCCCCCCGGAGGAACCCCCCGTGACCCGCAAGACGCGCCGCCAGGAAGACACCTGGCGCGAGGCCGACGCCCACCTCGGCCGGGAGACCCGGCTCTACGAGCGGCCGATCCCCAGCCGTGAGTTCGTCATCGAGCACCTGAAGGCGGCCGGCAAGCCCCGGACCCGGGAGCGGCTGGCCACGGAGCTCGGGCTCGACGAGTACGAGAGCGACGCGCTCCAGCGCCGTCTCGACGCGATGGTCCGGGACGGCCAACTGGTCCGCAACCGCCGCGAGGGGTACCTGCTCGTCAACCGCACCGATCTGGTCTCGGGGCGGGTCATCGGACACCCGGACGGCTACGGCTTCCTGGTTCCCGACGACGCCAGCGCGGACCTGTTCCTCTCGGCCCGGGAGATGCGGGGCCTCGTGCACGGCGACCGCGCGGTGGTCCGGGTCTCCGGGGTGGACCGGCGCGGGCGGCGCGAGGGGGCGCTGGTCGAGGTCATCGAGCGCAACACCCAGCAGGTGGTCGGCCGTCTCTTCGTGGAGAAGGGCGTCGCCTTCGTGGTCCCCGACAACTCGCGGGTGCGCCACGACATCCTGGTCCCGCCCCAGGACCTGCACGGGGCGAAGACCGGCCAGATCGTGGTCGCGGACCTGATCGAGCAGCCGACCCACCGGGCGCCCCCGCTCGGGCGCGTGGCCGAGGTCCTCGGCGACCACATGGGGCCGGGGATGGAGATCGACATCGCCATCCGCTCCCACGGCCTGCCGTTCACTTGGCCCGAGGGTGTGGAGGACGCGGCGGCCGGCTTCGGCCACACGGTGCCCGAGGCGGCACTCGCCGGGCGCAAGGACCTGCGTGCGCTCCCGCTCGTCACCATCGACGGCGCGGATGCCAAGGACTTCGACGACGCCGTGCACTGCGAGCCCACGCCGAAGGGCTGGCGGCTCTACGTCGCCATCGCCGACGTATCGGCCTACGTCCAGCCGGGCAGCACCATCGACGCCGAGGCGAGGAGCCGCGGCACCTCGGTCTACTTCCCGGGGCGTGTCATTCCCATGCTGCCCGAGGCCCTCTCGAACGGCCTCTGCTCCCTCAACCCCGAGGTCGACCGGCTGTGCATGGTCTGCGAGATGCTGGTCACCCGGGAGGGCGAGGTGACCCGCTCGCGCTTCTACCCGGGCGTGATGCGGTCCCACGCCCGGCTCACCTACGACCAGGTCGCCGCCGCGCTGGTGGAGGGTGACCGAAAGGTGCGCCGGGAGCTCGGCGACCTGCTGCCGCACCTGGAGGAGCTCTACGCGCTCTTCCGGGCGCTGCGTGCGGCCCGGGAGGAGCGGGGCGCCATCGACTTCGAGAGCGTGGAGACCCGGATCGTCTTCGGCCCCGGCAAGAAGATCGAGCGGGTCGAGCCGGTGGAGCACAACGACGCCCACCGCCTGATCGAGGAATGCATGGTCGCGGCCAACATCTCCGCCGCGCGCTTTCTCGCCCGCCACAAGATGCCGGCGCTGTACCGCGTTCACGACGGGCCGACCCGGGAGAAGCTGGAGAGCCTGCGGGAGTTCCTGACCGAGTTGGGGCTGCGCCTCCGGGGCGGGGCTTCGCCGGAGCCGGGGCACTACGCGAAGCTCCTGGAGGAAGTGGGCCGGCGGCCCGACCGCCACCTGATCCAGACCGTGATGCTCCGCTCGCTCGCCCAGGCGGTCTACAGCCCGGAGAACAACGGACACTTCGGGCTTGCGCTCGATGCCTACGCGCACTTCACCTCGCCCATCCGCCGCTACCCGGACCTCGTCGTGCACCGGGCGATCCGGCACGTGCTGGAGGGCGGGCGCCCCGGGGACTTCGTCTACCGGCCGGTGGACATGGTCCCGCTCGGCGAACACTGTTCCATGACCGAGCGGCGGGCCGACGACGCAACCCGCGACGCCGTGGACTGGCTCAAGGCCGAGTACATGGTGGACAAGGTGGGCGAGGTGTTCGACGGGACGGTGAGCGGGGTGACGTCCTTCGGGCTCTTCATCGAGCTCGACGGGGTCTACGTCGAGGGCCTGGTCCACGTCACCGCCCTCAAGGCGGACTACTACCACTTCGAGGCTGCCCACCATCGCCTGGTGGGTGAGCGCACCCACCGCGTCTACCGTCTCGGCGACCGCCTGCGGGTCCGGGTCGTGCGGGTCGACCTGGACAACCGCAAGATCGACTTCGAGCTCGCCGACGCCGAGGCGCCGCCTGTACGGGGCCGCCGCGGAAAGCGCTAGAAAAATGGGGACATTCTGCTTTTCCCGCAGCCCAACGCTGGCGCGGCTTTCCGGGCTACCTCCGTGCGGCCCTCGAAACTCGTGCTACGCCTCACGATCCCGGAGCGCAGAATGTCCCAGTTTCCCTGGGAATGCGGGAGGGTGGGGGTGAACCGTAACGTCTTCGGACTGCACGCCGTCGCCGCACTGCTCGAGCACGAGCCGGGTCGGGTGACGCGGCTCTGGGTGCTGGAGAGCCGCAAGGACGCGCGTCTCAACCGGCTGGTGGAGGTGGCCCGCAAGCGCGGCGTACCGATCAACGAGTCCACTCGCGTGGAGTTGGACAGCCTCGCGGAGGGGGCCCGCCACCAGGGGGTGGTCGCCGCCTATGCGGGGGAGTCCGCTCCCCTCGGTGAGGCGGACCTGGAGCGGCTGCTGGACGCAGCGCAGGGCCCGGCGCTGGTCCTGGTGCTGGACGGGGTCCAGGACCCCCACAACCTCGGTGCCTGCCTGCGCACGGCCGACGCGGCCGGCGTTCACGCCGTCGTCGCCCCGCGCGACCGGGCCGTCGGGCTGACGCCGGCCGTCCTCAAGGTGGCGAGCGGGGCCGCCGAGTCGGTGCCCTTCGTGCAGGTGACCAACCTGGCCAGGACGCTGCGGGCCCTCAAGGACCGCGGCCTGCAGGTGGTGGGCGCGGCGGGCGGGGCCGAGCAGCCGCTCTTCGCGGCCGATCTCTCCGGCCCGCTCGCCCTGGTGATGGGTGGGGAGGGCGGGGGCCTGCGCCGCCTCACCCGCGAGCAGTGCGACGCCCTGGTGCGCGTGCCCATGGCCGGCACGGTCGAGAGCCTGAACGTCTCCGTCGCCGCCGGCGTCTGCCTGTACGAGGCCGTCCGGCAGCGCAGCTAGGACTGCTCGGTCCCACACCACGGGTCCGCACCTTGCGTCCGGTCGTTGTGCT comes from Gammaproteobacteria bacterium and encodes:
- the rnr gene encoding ribonuclease R, whose product is MRPCPPEEPPVTRKTRRQEDTWREADAHLGRETRLYERPIPSREFVIEHLKAAGKPRTRERLATELGLDEYESDALQRRLDAMVRDGQLVRNRREGYLLVNRTDLVSGRVIGHPDGYGFLVPDDASADLFLSAREMRGLVHGDRAVVRVSGVDRRGRREGALVEVIERNTQQVVGRLFVEKGVAFVVPDNSRVRHDILVPPQDLHGAKTGQIVVADLIEQPTHRAPPLGRVAEVLGDHMGPGMEIDIAIRSHGLPFTWPEGVEDAAAGFGHTVPEAALAGRKDLRALPLVTIDGADAKDFDDAVHCEPTPKGWRLYVAIADVSAYVQPGSTIDAEARSRGTSVYFPGRVIPMLPEALSNGLCSLNPEVDRLCMVCEMLVTREGEVTRSRFYPGVMRSHARLTYDQVAAALVEGDRKVRRELGDLLPHLEELYALFRALRAAREERGAIDFESVETRIVFGPGKKIERVEPVEHNDAHRLIEECMVAANISAARFLARHKMPALYRVHDGPTREKLESLREFLTELGLRLRGGASPEPGHYAKLLEEVGRRPDRHLIQTVMLRSLAQAVYSPENNGHFGLALDAYAHFTSPIRRYPDLVVHRAIRHVLEGGRPGDFVYRPVDMVPLGEHCSMTERRADDATRDAVDWLKAEYMVDKVGEVFDGTVSGVTSFGLFIELDGVYVEGLVHVTALKADYYHFEAAHHRLVGERTHRVYRLGDRLRVRVVRVDLDNRKIDFELADAEAPPVRGRRGKR
- the rlmB gene encoding 23S rRNA (guanosine(2251)-2'-O)-methyltransferase RlmB; this translates as MSQFPWECGRVGVNRNVFGLHAVAALLEHEPGRVTRLWVLESRKDARLNRLVEVARKRGVPINESTRVELDSLAEGARHQGVVAAYAGESAPLGEADLERLLDAAQGPALVLVLDGVQDPHNLGACLRTADAAGVHAVVAPRDRAVGLTPAVLKVASGAAESVPFVQVTNLARTLRALKDRGLQVVGAAGGAEQPLFAADLSGPLALVMGGEGGGLRRLTREQCDALVRVPMAGTVESLNVSVAAGVCLYEAVRQRS